AAATCGAGCTCTTATAGAAACTGTTAAATTTGGACATAGGTTTGCTTCCTCTTTTTCTCTGGAAACTTCCGAATCACCGGAGTGGACGGAACTAAAAGACCTTTGGGGCGATCTCATTTCAACAGTTAAACTGCCGATAGAATTGAAAGTTAATAGCCATGACCATCTTTTTGGCGATTATACTGCATTTTACGATTTTGTTATGGAAGAGAGTAAAAAAGGTAGCTATGTTCAGCGCTATAAGGGATTGGGAGAAATGAATCCTGAACAACTGTGGGAAACAACCCTTAATCCTGAGTTTCGTTTGCTTTTGAGGGTAACAATTGATGATGCCATGGCGGCTGATGAAACTTTCAGTATTTTGATGGGTGATCAGGTTGAACCAAGACGTAAGTTCATTGAAGACAATGCTTTGCTCGCGCGTGAATTGGACGTGTAGAAAAGGTCCATTATGATGGAAAAAACAGATTTCAAGAACGTGACTGATGTTGATATTAACCGCGAAATGCGGGAGGCCTACCTTCAATACTCAATGAGTGTGATTGTCGGGAGGGCGTTGCCGGACGTTCGAGATGGCCTCAAGCCTGTTCATCGCCGGATCTTGTTTTCTATGCATGAGTTGGGCAATACCCATGACAAGGCATACAAGAAATCTGCCCGTGTTGTGGGGGATGTAATTGGTAAGTACCACCCTCATGGTGATATGGCTGTATATGATACGATCGTGAGGATGGCCCAGTCATTTTCCTTACGTGAGCCTCTTGTCGATGGACAGGGTAACTTCGGTTCGATCGATGGAGATGCTGCTGCGGCTCCGCGATACACAGAGATTCGAATGACGGCTCTGACCGAAGAATTATTGGAAGACATCGAGAAGGAGACGGTAGCTTTCGGTCCCAACTATGACGATTCTTTGGTTGTGCCTTTGGTGCTGCCAGCTAAATTTCCAAATCTTTTGATCAACGGCAGCTCGGGTATTGCGGTGGGAATGGCAACGAACATTCCCCCTCACAATCTTTCTGAAGTAGTGGATGGCTGTATTGCTCTTATTAAAGAACCAACAATTAAGACGGATGACTTAATTAAAATTATTCCGGGTCCCGACTTTCCAACGTCCGGAGTTATTGCGGGAACGCAGGGGATTCTTTCCGCTTATAAAAAGGGCCGAGGTGTCATCACTCTCAAAGCTGTTGCAGATATTGAAGTAAAAAAGGATCGAGAGGAAATCATAGTTACAGAGATTCCTTATCAAGTGAACAAGGCAAGGCTTATAGAGAGCATTGCGGATTTGGTTAAGGATAAGAGAGTTGAAGGCATTTCAGACATTCGCGATGAATCTTCTCGTGAAGGGATGAGGATCGTTATTCAGCTGAAGAGAAATGAGAACGCCCAAGTTATTCTCAATCGTCTTTACAAATTCACTCAATTGCAAGTCAGTTATGGCATTATTATGTTGGCCCTTGATTCTAGGTTGCAGCCTAAGGTTTATAGCCTCAAGGGAATGTTAGAAGACTTTGTTGAGCATCGTAAGGATGTGGTGACCAGGCGATGTATATTTGAATTAAAAAAGGTTGAGGCAAGGGCGCATATTCTCGAAGGCTTAGGCAAGGCTCTTGATGAGATTGAGGCGGTCATTCAAACGATTCGATCTTCGAAAGAAGCCGGAGTGGCTCGTCAAAACTTAATTGCCAAATTTGGCTTTTCAGATAAGCAGGCTCAAGCCATCTTGGAAATGCGCCTTCAGCGCCTGACGGGCCTTGAAAGGCAGAAAATTCTTGATGAATTGGATGAAATCGTTAAGCGCATTGCTTGGCTTCGGCAGGTTTTGGGCAACGTATCGGAGATATTTGCGATCATCATTCAAGAGCTTGAAGACATTAAAAAGCGATTTGGTTCTCCGCGAAGGACAAGGATTGAGGCTTCGGAAGGAGAAATCGAAGATGAAGATCTGATTGCTGAAGAGGAAATGATCGTAACAATTACTCATACGGGCTATATCAAGCGTATTGCTATTGATGAATATCGCGTGCAGAGGCGTGGCGGAAAAGGATTAAAAGGAGCTGAAAATCGCGAAGAGGACTTTGTTTGGAGAATTTTTACAGCATCTACTCTGACAACCTTACTTGTTTTTAGCGATCGCGGAAAGCTTTATTGGTTGAAAGTGCATCGTTTGCCCCTCGGGTCTCGCACCTCAAAGGGAAAGGCGATTAACAATGTTGTGAACCTTTCGCCAGGCGAACAAGTCAGAGCGATTCTACCAGTAGCCGAATTTGCTGAGAATAGCTTTGTTGTGATGTTAACTGAAAACGGAATTATTAAGAAAACATCTCTTTCGGCTTTCTCGCGACCGCGACCTAGTGGGATTATCGCTCTCACGACAGATTTGGATGATATTGTGATAGAGACCAAAATTAGCACTGGCAGCAATGATATTTTTATTGTCACCAAGGAAGGCATGTCGATCCGTTTTGACGAATCGGATGTTCGCGCAATGGGACGCTCTGCTCGAGGCGTAAAAGGAATCACTTTAGGCAAAGAGGACAAAGTAATAGGTGCCGAAGTCATTGAAAAGGCTGCCCAGGAGACGATCCTGATTGTGACGAAGGGTGGCTATGGGAAGCGGACGCCATTGTCAGAATACAGAACGCAGAGCCGTGGTGGAGTTGGGGTGATTACTCAGAAAATAACAGAAAAGGTGGGTCCCGTTGTAGCAGCGAGATCAATTACTGACCAGGATGAAATTATTATTTCTACGAATGAGGGTCAGGCCATTCGTATGAAGGCCACAGATATCTCAGTTCTTGGTCGCAACACACAGGGAGTGAGGCTCATCGACCTTAAG
This region of Bdellovibrionales bacterium genomic DNA includes:
- the gyrA gene encoding DNA gyrase subunit A — encoded protein: MMEKTDFKNVTDVDINREMREAYLQYSMSVIVGRALPDVRDGLKPVHRRILFSMHELGNTHDKAYKKSARVVGDVIGKYHPHGDMAVYDTIVRMAQSFSLREPLVDGQGNFGSIDGDAAAAPRYTEIRMTALTEELLEDIEKETVAFGPNYDDSLVVPLVLPAKFPNLLINGSSGIAVGMATNIPPHNLSEVVDGCIALIKEPTIKTDDLIKIIPGPDFPTSGVIAGTQGILSAYKKGRGVITLKAVADIEVKKDREEIIVTEIPYQVNKARLIESIADLVKDKRVEGISDIRDESSREGMRIVIQLKRNENAQVILNRLYKFTQLQVSYGIIMLALDSRLQPKVYSLKGMLEDFVEHRKDVVTRRCIFELKKVEARAHILEGLGKALDEIEAVIQTIRSSKEAGVARQNLIAKFGFSDKQAQAILEMRLQRLTGLERQKILDELDEIVKRIAWLRQVLGNVSEIFAIIIQELEDIKKRFGSPRRTRIEASEGEIEDEDLIAEEEMIVTITHTGYIKRIAIDEYRVQRRGGKGLKGAENREEDFVWRIFTASTLTTLLVFSDRGKLYWLKVHRLPLGSRTSKGKAINNVVNLSPGEQVRAILPVAEFAENSFVVMLTENGIIKKTSLSAFSRPRPSGIIALTTDLDDIVIETKISTGSNDIFIVTKEGMSIRFDESDVRAMGRSARGVKGITLGKEDKVIGAEVIEKAAQETILIVTKGGYGKRTPLSEYRTQSRGGVGVITQKITEKVGPVVAARSITDQDEIIISTNEGQAIRMKATDISVLGRNTQGVRLIDLKDQEYVTGFAIVTEDDRETE